From a region of the Podarcis muralis chromosome 16, rPodMur119.hap1.1, whole genome shotgun sequence genome:
- the SNRNP35 gene encoding U11/U12 small nuclear ribonucleoprotein 35 kDa protein: protein MNEWTPIAKEYDPLKAGSIDGTDEEPHDRAVWRAMTARYVPNRGVSGDPHLTLFVARLNLQTTEEKLREVFSRYGDIRRIRLVRDLVTGFSKGYAFVEFKEERALVKAYRDANKLVIDQREVFVDFELERTLKGWIPRRLGGGFGGKKESGQLRFGGRDRPFRKPINLPAMKSEFYGEGQAEKRERGWSRDWKTRNRDQRRSEREWSRGWAERDGARHSREERSRGRERRDRSRDRSSKKQRDEDRH from the coding sequence ATGAACGAGTGGACGCCCATTGCAAAAGAGTATGATCCCCTCAAAGCTGGGAGCATTGATGGTACAGATGAAGAGCCCCACGACCGGGCTGTTTGGAGGGCCATGACGGCACGGTATGTGCCAAACCGAGGCGTTTCAGGGGACCCTCACCTCACGCTGTTTGTTGCCAGACTCAACTTGCAAACCACAGAAGAGAAGTTAAGGGAAGTCTTTTCTCGGTACGGAGACATCCGGAGGATCCGCTTGGTTCGAGACCTAGTCACTGGCTTCTCCAAGGGCTATGCGTTCGTTGAGTTCAAAGAGGAGCGTGCCCTTGTGAAAGCTTATCGAGATGCCAACAAGCTGGTTATTGACCAGCGTGAGGTATTTGTGGACTTTGAGCTGGAGAGGACCCTCAAAGGGTGGATCCCTCGGAGGCTCGGGGGCGGCTTTGGTGGCAAGAAGGAGTCGGGGCAGTTGCGGTTTGGTGGCAGGGACAGGCCCTTCCGAAAGCCCATAAATTTGCCTGCCATGAAAAGTGAGTTTTACGGGGAAGGACaggcagaaaaaagagagagaggttggTCCAGGGACTGGAAAACGAGGAACAGAGACCAGAGGCGCTCCGAACGGGAGTGGTCGCGAGGATGGGCAGAGAGAGATGGAGCGCGTCACTCCAGAGAGGAACGGAgcagaggcagagagaggagagatCGAAGTCGGGACCGCAGCTCAAAGAAACAAAGAGATGAAGACAGGCACTGA